A section of the Cuniculiplasma divulgatum genome encodes:
- a CDS encoding aldehyde ferredoxin oxidoreductase family protein has translation MSYGGYTGKFLRVNLSKGSISIEDTNMKWARDYIGGQGIATRYFVDEVDPKVDPLSPDNIMIMAPGPLTGTSSPTAARYMVVTKSPLTGTITRSNSGGFFGAKLKHSGFDMIIFTGKADHPVYLYVHDGRAELRDATHLWGKDVFETDDALKAETGVNVSVACIGPAGENMVKFASIVNDKHRAAGRNGVGAVMASKNLKAVVASTGKMPQIGHAGKYRDTLTAMLKKIKANPVTSQGLPAYGTEVLVNIINQSGIFGTKNYMDSGNDPLADMVSGETLADTYLIRNTPCFACPIACGRVSRYNERETEGPEYESTWALGPNTGVHDLYTVIAANDNADRLGYDTITAGNTLSAAMELYGEKKIPDSVVGPTKPVFGNSSFILEASAKLAYRKDFGNDLAEGSLRLARKYGDENASVSVKGQEIAAYDPRGAYGIGLEYATSNIGGSHMRAYTISNEILGVEPVSKPTEKEGKAALVKYVQDFTEVMDSSGLCQFPSFALNLDDYLALVNDVTAFDYTKDEIMLAAERTWNLERLFNLKAGIKPEEDRLPERFLKQALEKGPNKGNTFPMDYLLKDYYRVRGWDEKGIPTRETIKRLGLEYYSL, from the coding sequence ATGAGTTATGGGGGATATACCGGTAAATTCCTGAGGGTGAACCTTTCAAAGGGTTCAATAAGCATTGAGGACACAAACATGAAGTGGGCCAGGGACTACATAGGCGGCCAGGGCATAGCAACAAGGTATTTTGTGGATGAGGTTGATCCAAAGGTCGATCCCCTCTCACCCGACAATATTATGATCATGGCGCCCGGCCCCCTGACCGGCACAAGCTCTCCAACTGCTGCAAGATACATGGTAGTGACCAAGAGCCCGCTCACCGGCACAATAACCAGGAGCAACTCCGGCGGGTTCTTCGGAGCAAAGCTGAAGCATTCCGGATTTGACATGATAATATTTACCGGGAAGGCTGATCATCCCGTGTACCTTTACGTCCATGACGGCAGGGCGGAACTCAGGGATGCAACTCACCTGTGGGGAAAGGATGTCTTTGAAACCGACGATGCACTGAAAGCCGAGACCGGTGTCAACGTTTCTGTTGCGTGCATAGGCCCGGCAGGAGAGAACATGGTGAAGTTCGCATCCATTGTGAATGACAAGCACAGGGCTGCCGGAAGGAATGGTGTTGGTGCGGTAATGGCCTCCAAGAACCTTAAGGCCGTTGTTGCATCAACAGGAAAAATGCCCCAGATCGGCCATGCCGGGAAGTACAGGGATACCCTCACGGCCATGCTCAAGAAGATCAAGGCCAATCCGGTCACAAGCCAGGGTCTCCCTGCATACGGAACAGAAGTCCTTGTGAACATAATCAACCAGTCTGGAATATTCGGCACAAAAAATTACATGGATTCTGGCAATGACCCGCTTGCAGACATGGTCAGCGGAGAGACTCTTGCCGACACATACCTAATAAGGAACACGCCATGCTTTGCCTGCCCCATTGCGTGCGGCAGGGTATCCAGATACAATGAAAGGGAGACGGAGGGACCTGAATATGAATCCACTTGGGCTCTGGGCCCCAATACAGGCGTACACGATCTCTACACAGTCATAGCCGCAAACGACAACGCGGACAGGCTGGGATATGACACCATAACGGCTGGAAACACATTATCTGCCGCAATGGAGCTCTACGGTGAAAAGAAGATACCCGACAGCGTTGTGGGCCCAACAAAACCGGTCTTCGGCAACTCATCCTTCATCCTGGAGGCCTCTGCCAAACTGGCCTACCGCAAGGATTTCGGAAATGACCTGGCTGAGGGGTCCCTGAGGCTGGCCCGCAAATACGGTGATGAGAATGCGTCCGTGAGCGTCAAGGGACAGGAAATTGCTGCATACGATCCCAGGGGCGCTTACGGAATCGGCCTGGAATATGCCACAAGCAATATCGGCGGGTCCCACATGAGGGCATACACCATTTCCAATGAGATACTGGGTGTTGAACCTGTATCCAAGCCTACAGAAAAGGAAGGCAAGGCTGCTCTGGTGAAGTACGTGCAGGATTTCACCGAGGTCATGGATTCATCCGGGCTCTGCCAGTTCCCGTCCTTTGCACTGAACCTGGACGACTACCTGGCACTTGTGAATGACGTCACGGCCTTCGACTACACAAAGGATGAGATTATGCTGGCTGCAGAGAGAACCTGGAACCTCGAGAGGCTCTTCAACCTGAAAGCTGGCATAAAGCCCGAAGAAGACAGGCTTCCGGAAAGGTTCCTGAAGCAGGCCCTTGAAAAGGGTCCCAACAAGGGAAACACGTTCCCAATGGATTACCTCCTGAAGGACTACTACAGGGTCAGGGGCTGGGATGAGAAGGGAATACCCACAAGGGAGACAATAAAGAGGCTGGGCCTGGAATACTACTCACTGTAG
- a CDS encoding ABC transporter ATP-binding protein: MQLSIRDLVYRHGSFTLSIDQLDLPSGKHFIMGPNGSGKTTLLKNVCGILRPDSGSILLDGVPSEDRKSWERHVAYIPQDLLLFPGMSVEKNLMFPVRHAGGSMDIFHDMVESMGLKDILQRKADQISGGQAQRVAVARAVISAPSLLLMDEPLSMQDQSARVWILSRLDDMMKKYSFSILYVTHDQSDLDFGYDSLTFMNAGRITETMSSLDELHQATSAAMLHYGNMVRINGNHYLAGDESISFSDSSGYGYRWWKSHDYNVLLASIDGEEYFIKTSRVPDGKYLVLNLELMKPLGHESILQEGR, encoded by the coding sequence ATGCAGCTGTCTATTAGGGACCTGGTATACAGGCATGGCAGCTTCACTCTGTCCATTGATCAGCTTGATTTGCCATCGGGGAAACATTTCATAATGGGCCCAAATGGTTCCGGCAAGACCACGCTGCTGAAGAATGTGTGCGGCATACTCCGTCCTGATTCCGGAAGCATACTTCTTGACGGTGTCCCCTCTGAGGACAGGAAATCGTGGGAGAGGCATGTTGCATATATCCCGCAGGATCTCCTGCTGTTCCCGGGGATGAGCGTCGAAAAGAACCTCATGTTTCCAGTGCGGCATGCAGGCGGGAGCATGGACATTTTTCATGACATGGTGGAGAGCATGGGACTGAAGGATATCCTGCAGAGAAAAGCTGACCAGATATCTGGCGGGCAGGCCCAGAGGGTTGCTGTGGCCAGGGCAGTCATAAGTGCACCTTCCCTCCTCCTGATGGACGAACCGCTCTCCATGCAGGACCAGTCTGCAAGGGTATGGATACTCTCTCGCCTGGATGACATGATGAAGAAGTACTCCTTCTCCATATTATACGTAACGCATGACCAGAGCGATCTGGACTTCGGATATGATTCCCTGACCTTCATGAATGCAGGGCGAATCACTGAGACCATGTCTTCCCTTGATGAGCTGCACCAGGCAACAAGTGCTGCGATGCTCCATTACGGGAACATGGTCAGGATCAATGGAAATCACTACCTGGCCGGTGATGAGTCAATAAGTTTCTCAGATTCCAGCGGGTACGGCTACAGGTGGTGGAAATCCCATGACTACAATGTGCTTCTTGCTTCCATTGACGGAGAGGAATATTTCATAAAGACCTCCAGGGTGCCTGATGGCAAATATCTTGTGCTGAACTTGGAACTTATGAAACCCCTGGGGCATGAATCCATACTGCAGGAAGGACGCTGA
- a CDS encoding ABC transporter permease, producing the protein MRNRLLLLFFPFMAAYLIFLVLPIVRILTFNSFSFLIGDAHSGILASIYYTYLIALAVAVISVLLALPYSFVMARRNTIPYRIADSLVEIPIMIPSTVVGIMILITFAPQMPVGSAIARIFPGYTFQDSLFAVIITLLFVSSAYSIRIIGVSYRQEILRYEEEAMTLGISDAKSFLLLSVPMLIKPMARGIVLSWARAISAVGSLLIVAYYIFPSFTQLAGVFIYSQFLGGGLPNAAASSSILIITGIIAMAILRAMGGRNAAVY; encoded by the coding sequence ATGAGAAACCGACTTCTTCTGCTGTTTTTTCCGTTCATGGCAGCATACCTGATCTTCCTGGTTCTGCCCATAGTGAGAATACTTACATTCAACTCCTTCAGTTTTCTCATTGGCGACGCCCACAGTGGAATACTGGCCAGCATATACTACACCTACCTCATCGCCCTTGCAGTTGCAGTTATTTCCGTGCTCCTGGCTCTCCCGTACTCCTTCGTCATGGCCCGCAGGAACACCATTCCATACCGGATCGCCGATAGCCTGGTGGAGATTCCCATAATGATCCCAAGCACCGTTGTGGGCATCATGATCCTCATAACATTTGCACCTCAGATGCCGGTGGGATCCGCCATTGCCAGAATTTTTCCCGGATATACATTCCAGGATTCGCTCTTCGCAGTGATCATAACGCTGCTCTTCGTATCCTCCGCATATTCAATCAGGATTATTGGGGTGAGCTACAGGCAGGAGATACTCCGGTATGAGGAGGAGGCCATGACACTTGGAATCAGCGATGCAAAGAGCTTCCTGCTGCTCTCCGTTCCCATGCTGATCAAACCAATGGCAAGAGGCATAGTCCTGTCCTGGGCCCGTGCAATCTCCGCAGTTGGTTCCCTGCTCATTGTGGCGTATTACATATTCCCCAGCTTCACCCAGCTGGCAGGAGTGTTCATCTACAGCCAGTTCCTTGGAGGCGGGCTTCCGAATGCCGCAGCATCATCCAGTATCCTCATAATCACCGGCATCATTGCAATGGCCATTCTCAGGGCCATGGGAGGAAGAAATGCAGCTGTCTATTAG